A region from the Aliarcobacter thereius LMG 24486 genome encodes:
- the rfbD gene encoding dTDP-4-dehydrorhamnose reductase: MLNILVTGSNGQVGSEIKELSTNYSYNFYFTSRDDFDITNKENIRNFCNENNINVIINCAAYTAVDKAESDIDNADLVNRKAVKKLSIVSKELNIKLIHISTDYVFDGKNHKPYIEEFQTNPQGVYGKTKLDGDLELLNINPLNSIIIRTSWVYSYYGNNFVKTMLRLGHDKKELGVIFDQVGTPTYAKDLALTILNIIPKIENSKVEIYNYSNEGVLSWYDFAKEIMRMAKLDCKINPIETFEYPTPAKRPHFSLLNKSKIKSRFNIEIPYWKDGLDDCLVRLGERR, encoded by the coding sequence ATGCTTAATATCTTAGTAACTGGTTCAAATGGACAAGTAGGAAGTGAAATAAAAGAGCTTTCTACAAATTACTCTTATAATTTCTATTTTACATCAAGAGATGATTTTGATATTACAAATAAAGAAAATATAAGAAATTTTTGTAATGAAAATAATATAAATGTGATTATTAATTGTGCAGCATATACAGCAGTGGATAAAGCTGAGAGTGATATAGATAATGCAGATTTAGTAAATAGAAAAGCAGTTAAAAAGCTATCAATTGTATCTAAAGAGTTAAATATAAAACTAATTCATATAAGTACAGATTATGTATTTGATGGGAAAAACCATAAACCATATATTGAAGAGTTTCAAACAAATCCACAAGGAGTTTATGGTAAAACAAAACTTGATGGTGATCTTGAACTCTTAAATATAAATCCATTAAATTCTATTATTATAAGAACTTCATGGGTTTATTCATACTATGGAAATAATTTTGTAAAAACAATGTTAAGACTAGGACATGATAAAAAAGAGTTAGGTGTAATATTTGATCAAGTAGGAACTCCAACTTATGCAAAAGATTTAGCACTTACAATTTTAAATATTATTCCTAAAATAGAAAATTCTAAAGTAGAAATTTATAACTATTCAAATGAAGGAGTTTTATCTTGGTATGACTTTGCAAAAGAGATTATGAGAATGGCAAAATTAGATTGTAAAATAAATCCAATAGAAACATTTGAGTATCCAACTCCTGCAAAAAGACCACATTTCTCACTTTTAAATAAAAGTAAGATAAAATCAAGATTTAATATAGAAATACCATATTGGAAAGATGGATTGGACGATTGTTTAGTAAGATTAGGTGAAAGAAGATGA
- a CDS encoding KilA-N domain-containing protein: MNNKLIVQETLISIRQHEKEDFISLTDIAKAKNVDEPKDVVKNWLRNKNTIEFLGLWEQINNPDFKGVEFDGFKNSAGLNSFTMSPVKWIETTNAIGIISKSGRYGGTFAHKDIAFEFASWISAEFKLFLIKEFQRLKNEEIENKSLEWNLSRSLSKINYKIHTDAIKEHLVPNILSKPKDGFVYATEADVLNIALFGQTAKEWRENNPKQDGNIRDYASVEQLIVLSNMESVNAELIKQGIQQADRLLVLNSMAISQMKSLINNPTIKKLGK; this comes from the coding sequence ATGAATAACAAACTCATTGTTCAAGAAACTTTAATCTCTATTCGTCAACACGAAAAAGAGGATTTTATATCTCTTACAGATATTGCAAAAGCAAAAAATGTAGATGAACCTAAAGATGTTGTGAAAAATTGGTTAAGAAATAAAAATACTATAGAGTTTTTAGGGCTTTGGGAACAAATAAATAATCCAGATTTTAAAGGGGTCGAATTCGACGGGTTTAAAAATTCTGCAGGTCTTAATAGTTTTACAATGTCACCTGTGAAATGGATTGAAACAACAAATGCAATAGGAATTATAAGTAAATCAGGAAGATATGGTGGAACTTTTGCTCATAAAGATATAGCGTTTGAGTTTGCTAGTTGGATTAGTGCTGAATTTAAACTATTTTTAATCAAAGAGTTTCAAAGACTCAAAAATGAAGAGATAGAAAATAAATCATTAGAATGGAACTTGAGCAGAAGCCTTTCTAAAATAAATTATAAAATCCACACAGATGCTATAAAAGAGCATCTTGTACCAAATATACTTTCAAAACCAAAAGATGGATTTGTATATGCAACTGAAGCTGATGTATTAAATATTGCACTATTTGGACAAACAGCAAAAGAGTGGCGAGAAAATAATCCAAAGCAAGATGGAAATATAAGAGATTATGCAAGTGTAGAACAGCTTATCGTGCTTTCAAATATGGAAAGTGTAAATGCAGAACTTATAAAGCAAGGTATCCAACAAGCTGATAGATTGCTAGTGCTAAATAGTATGGCAATATCTCAGATGAAATCTTTAATAAATAATCCAACTATAAAAAAATTAGGAAAATAA
- the rfbC gene encoding dTDP-4-dehydrorhamnose 3,5-epimerase, protein MQFTRTDIPDVVIIEPKVHGDSRGYFVETFVSNKLEEFLGYKINFCQDNESKSSKGVLRGLHYQLPPHAQTKLVRVIHGKVLDVAVDIRKGSPTFGKYVAVLLSAENKKQLLVPRGFAHGFVVLEDNTIFAYKVDSYYSPECDRGIAFDDEALNIDWILKKEELNLSVKDTKQAKLNETNDLFEYGINYYA, encoded by the coding sequence ATGCAGTTTACAAGAACAGATATTCCAGATGTAGTAATTATTGAACCAAAAGTTCATGGAGATTCTAGAGGGTATTTTGTAGAAACATTTGTGAGTAATAAACTTGAAGAGTTTTTAGGATATAAAATAAATTTTTGCCAAGATAATGAAAGTAAATCTTCTAAAGGAGTTTTAAGAGGATTACACTATCAACTTCCACCTCATGCACAAACAAAACTTGTAAGAGTAATTCATGGAAAAGTTCTAGATGTTGCAGTTGATATTAGAAAAGGTTCTCCAACATTTGGGAAATATGTTGCAGTTCTTTTAAGTGCAGAGAATAAAAAACAACTTCTAGTTCCAAGAGGCTTTGCACATGGATTTGTAGTTCTTGAAGATAACACAATATTTGCATATAAAGTAGATAGTTATTATAGTCCTGAATGTGATAGAGGGATAGCTTTTGATGATGAAGCTTTAAATATAGATTGGATATTAAAAAAAGAAGAGTTAAATTTATCTGTAAAAGATACAAAACAAGCAAAACTAAATGAAACAAATGATTTGTTTGAATATGGAATAAATTATTATGCTTAA
- a CDS encoding PP0621 family protein, with product MILKIIFVVVVLFLIYLIFFKKTRDKNSSNKNDRMISDEMLECPSCGTFISQKEAILSNGRFFCSKECLNNKKA from the coding sequence ATGATTTTAAAAATAATATTTGTAGTTGTGGTACTTTTCTTAATATATTTAATATTTTTCAAAAAAACAAGAGATAAAAATAGTTCAAATAAAAATGACAGAATGATTAGTGATGAGATGCTTGAATGTCCAAGCTGTGGAACTTTTATCTCTCAAAAAGAAGCTATTTTAAGTAATGGAAGATTTTTCTGCTCTAAAGAGTGTTTAAATAATAAAAAGGCTTAA
- the glyS gene encoding glycine--tRNA ligase subunit beta, with amino-acid sequence MLKPLLIEIGVEELPAIPFLQELKNIEKKWSDILEKNRLLCGFELFYTPRRLVLWHREFQVKQEDSEIENIGAPKAIAFKDGKFTPAANGFAKKCGVEVEDLEFKDFGKGEVLYYKNRVEGVFSKELLNDMVNEFIASLNFGKSMRWGSRTDSFIRPIRFFSMMLDNELIDGELFGVKSENISFGHRMESYEPFSFSNCGDYFCKLDKYGVVLYQDERRKKILEQIKNIEAKHSIQVELDLALLDEVVAITEYPTALLGKFDEEFLELPSEVIVTSMKENQRYFAVYKDNKLLNNFVVVSNALTDDFGYIIAGNEKVLRPRLADAMFFYKNDIKNGLKNDGLKNLLFVEGLGTVYDKCQREAKIASYLADKLNIDEKELLEKAVMLSKADLMSEMVYEFTELQGLMGYYYSKIEKYDYKISLALKEQYLPSGENSELPSTIFSSIVAMSNKIDNLMALFSAGKIPTGSKDPFALRRAALGIVKIAIEHKLNIDYKEIFEDLGNLYKNLDLKVLNDFIEERFYKIFDVNPSVLKAVLASDESNIYKMYQKVTALNPIVESDSFKEYSATFKRVANIVKDVELCNTLEIDEKLFLQDEERELYNSFIKINDKEFKSFEEEIDELFALKPKLDEFFEKVFVNHEDEKIKQNRKNLIAKVYLGFRNIADIREITI; translated from the coding sequence ATGCTTAAACCACTTTTAATAGAGATTGGAGTTGAAGAGTTACCAGCTATTCCATTTTTACAAGAGTTAAAAAATATTGAAAAAAAATGGAGTGATATTTTAGAAAAAAATAGATTGCTTTGTGGTTTTGAACTATTTTATACTCCAAGAAGATTGGTTTTATGGCATAGAGAATTTCAAGTAAAGCAAGAAGATAGTGAGATTGAGAATATTGGAGCTCCAAAGGCTATTGCTTTTAAAGATGGAAAGTTTACACCAGCTGCAAATGGATTTGCAAAAAAATGTGGTGTAGAAGTAGAAGATTTAGAGTTCAAAGATTTTGGAAAAGGCGAAGTTTTATATTATAAAAATAGAGTTGAAGGAGTTTTTTCTAAAGAACTTTTAAATGATATGGTAAATGAGTTTATAGCTTCACTAAATTTTGGAAAATCTATGAGATGGGGAAGTAGAACGGATAGCTTTATAAGACCTATTAGATTTTTTTCTATGATGCTTGATAATGAGCTTATAGATGGAGAACTTTTTGGAGTAAAATCAGAAAATATCTCTTTTGGACATAGAATGGAGAGTTATGAGCCGTTTTCTTTTTCAAATTGTGGAGATTATTTTTGTAAACTTGATAAATATGGTGTTGTTTTATATCAAGATGAGAGAAGAAAAAAGATTTTAGAACAAATCAAAAATATTGAAGCTAAACATAGTATTCAAGTGGAGTTGGATTTAGCTTTATTAGATGAAGTTGTAGCGATTACAGAGTATCCAACGGCACTTTTAGGAAAATTTGATGAAGAGTTTTTGGAGCTTCCAAGTGAAGTAATAGTAACTTCTATGAAAGAAAACCAAAGATATTTTGCAGTTTATAAAGATAATAAGCTTTTAAACAATTTTGTAGTTGTTTCAAATGCTTTGACAGATGATTTTGGATATATAATAGCTGGAAATGAAAAAGTTTTAAGACCAAGATTGGCTGATGCAATGTTTTTTTATAAAAATGATATAAAAAATGGTTTAAAAAATGATGGATTAAAAAATCTTTTATTCGTTGAAGGTTTAGGAACAGTTTATGATAAATGCCAAAGAGAAGCAAAAATAGCATCATATTTAGCAGATAAGTTAAATATAGATGAAAAAGAGCTTTTAGAAAAAGCAGTTATGCTTTCAAAAGCTGACTTGATGAGTGAAATGGTTTATGAGTTTACAGAACTTCAAGGACTTATGGGATATTACTACTCAAAAATAGAGAAATATGATTATAAAATATCTTTGGCTTTAAAAGAGCAATATTTGCCAAGTGGTGAAAATAGTGAACTTCCAAGTACAATTTTCTCAAGTATTGTTGCAATGTCAAATAAAATAGATAATCTTATGGCACTTTTTTCTGCTGGAAAAATTCCAACAGGTTCAAAAGATCCTTTTGCTCTAAGAAGAGCAGCACTTGGAATTGTGAAAATTGCAATAGAACATAAGCTAAATATAGATTACAAAGAGATTTTTGAAGATTTAGGAAACTTATATAAAAACTTAGATTTAAAAGTCTTAAATGATTTTATAGAAGAGAGATTTTATAAAATTTTTGATGTAAATCCAAGTGTACTAAAAGCAGTTTTAGCTAGTGATGAATCAAATATATATAAAATGTATCAAAAAGTAACAGCACTAAACCCAATAGTTGAAAGTGATAGTTTCAAAGAGTATAGTGCAACATTTAAAAGAGTTGCAAATATTGTAAAAGATGTAGAACTTTGTAACACTTTAGAAATAGATGAAAAACTTTTTTTACAAGATGAAGAGAGAGAGTTATATAATTCATTTATAAAAATAAATGATAAAGAGTTTAAATCTTTTGAAGAAGAGATAGATGAACTATTTGCCTTGAAACCAAAACTAGATGAGTTTTTTGAGAAAGTTTTTGTAAATCATGAAGATGAAAAAATAAAACAAAATAGAAAGAATCTTATTGCAAAAGTATATTTAGGATTTAGGAATATTGCTGATATTAGGGAAATAACGATATAA
- the ribA gene encoding GTP cyclohydrolase II: protein MSIEESNIANLPTKYGEFRIKAYKDGNQEHLAIMSQDFKEIEAPYVRIHSECLTGDTLGSLKCDCRNQLELSLQFIAKNGGLVIYHRQEGRNIGLLNKVNAYALQDLGRNTIEANIELGFAEDERDYRVVKYIFENLELKKLKLITNNPAKLKYVESLGIEIVERIPAIIKANKYNELYLSTKKEKMGHLI from the coding sequence ATGAGTATAGAAGAATCAAATATAGCAAACTTACCCACAAAATATGGAGAGTTTAGAATAAAAGCGTATAAAGATGGAAATCAAGAGCATTTAGCAATTATGAGCCAAGATTTCAAAGAGATAGAAGCTCCTTATGTAAGAATTCACTCAGAGTGCCTTACAGGAGATACTTTAGGAAGTTTAAAATGTGATTGTAGAAATCAGCTTGAGCTATCTTTACAGTTTATTGCAAAAAATGGTGGCTTAGTTATTTACCACAGACAAGAAGGAAGAAATATAGGTTTGCTAAATAAAGTAAATGCTTATGCTTTACAAGATTTAGGTAGAAATACTATTGAAGCAAATATTGAACTAGGATTTGCAGAAGATGAGAGAGATTATAGAGTTGTTAAATATATTTTTGAGAATCTTGAGTTAAAAAAACTTAAACTTATTACAAATAATCCAGCAAAATTAAAATATGTAGAATCTTTAGGAATAGAAATAGTTGAGAGAATTCCAGCTATTATAAAAGCAAATAAATATAATGAACTATATTTATCTACAAAAAAAGAGAAAATGGGGCATCTAATTTGA
- the rfbB gene encoding dTDP-glucose 4,6-dehydratase, producing MFNNNNKTILVTGTAGFIGSNFVPYFLDKYPNYNLVNLDLLTYAGDLENLKECETNPRYKFIKGDICNRELVEFIFNEYDIKGVIHFAAESHVDNSIKNPGVFVQTNVNGTFTLIDVAYKYWMEKPFTYKKEYKDCRFHHISTDEVYGTLSLDPNDLFTEKTPYAPNSPYSASKASSDMIIRAYNETYGLNTVITNCSNNYGPKQHDEKLIPTIIRNALLGNPIPIYGDGKNIRDWLYVLDHCKGIDLVFHNGKTGDTYNIGGRNERTNLQIVNRICEILDKEVPLGTGTSVPANQKAEDKSSVPNIKSYKELITFVEDRAGHDRRYAIDATKLEQELGWKADENFDSGIVKTIEWYLNKYNIKKN from the coding sequence ATGTTCAACAATAATAATAAAACAATACTTGTAACAGGAACAGCAGGATTTATAGGTTCAAACTTTGTGCCATATTTTTTAGATAAATATCCAAACTATAATCTTGTAAACCTAGACCTTTTAACATATGCAGGAGATTTAGAAAATCTAAAAGAGTGTGAAACAAATCCTCGCTATAAATTTATAAAAGGTGATATCTGTAATAGAGAATTAGTTGAATTTATATTTAATGAATATGATATAAAAGGTGTTATTCACTTTGCAGCTGAATCTCATGTAGATAATAGTATTAAAAATCCAGGAGTGTTTGTGCAAACAAATGTAAATGGAACATTTACTTTGATTGATGTTGCTTATAAATATTGGATGGAGAAACCATTTACTTATAAAAAAGAATATAAAGATTGTAGATTTCATCATATAAGTACAGATGAAGTATATGGAACACTTAGTCTTGATCCAAATGATCTGTTTACTGAAAAAACACCATATGCTCCAAACTCTCCATACTCAGCTTCTAAAGCTTCAAGTGATATGATAATAAGGGCATATAATGAAACATATGGATTAAATACAGTTATTACAAACTGCTCAAATAACTATGGTCCAAAACAACATGATGAAAAATTAATTCCTACAATTATTAGAAATGCTCTTTTAGGAAATCCAATTCCAATTTATGGGGATGGAAAAAATATAAGAGATTGGTTGTATGTACTTGACCATTGTAAAGGTATAGATCTGGTTTTCCATAATGGAAAAACTGGAGATACATATAATATTGGTGGAAGAAATGAGAGAACAAATCTTCAAATAGTAAATAGAATTTGTGAGATATTGGATAAAGAAGTACCACTTGGAACAGGGACTTCAGTCCCTGCAAATCAAAAAGCTGAGGATAAATCCTCAGTTCCAAATATAAAAAGCTATAAAGAATTAATCACATTCGTAGAAGACCGAGCAGGGCATGATAGAAGATATGCAATAGATGCTACAAAACTAGAACAAGAGTTAGGTTGGAAAGCAGATGAAAACTTTGATAGTGGGATAGTTAAAACTATTGAGTGGTATTTGAATAAGTATAATATTAAGAAAAATTAA
- the rsmG gene encoding 16S rRNA (guanine(527)-N(7))-methyltransferase RsmG, protein MSLKNLLGKNDLKLEDSFYKDIQVFIELLQKWGKVHNLSGRLDKESIEENIMDSLFPLNFIDAFESFADVGTGAGYPGLIIAIAKRDIKAYLIEPRAKRVSFLNFVKASLGLNNLIILQNRVENVKDIKVELITSRAVTNTKLLIDLTKNIKQDSSSYLFYKGSLLENELEDAKINNYKVVSRSDRNYLYIKG, encoded by the coding sequence TTGAGTTTAAAAAACTTATTAGGAAAAAATGATTTAAAACTTGAAGATAGTTTTTATAAAGATATTCAAGTATTTATAGAATTGCTCCAAAAATGGGGTAAAGTTCATAATCTTAGTGGAAGATTGGATAAAGAGAGTATAGAAGAAAATATTATGGATTCTTTATTTCCACTTAATTTTATAGATGCTTTTGAAAGTTTTGCAGATGTTGGAACAGGAGCTGGTTATCCTGGGCTTATAATTGCCATTGCAAAAAGAGATATAAAAGCATATTTAATAGAACCAAGAGCAAAAAGGGTTTCTTTTTTGAATTTTGTGAAAGCTAGTTTAGGACTTAATAATCTTATAATTTTACAAAATAGAGTAGAAAATGTAAAAGATATAAAAGTTGAATTAATTACAAGTAGAGCTGTAACAAACACAAAACTTTTAATAGATTTAACAAAAAATATAAAACAAGATAGTAGTTCATATCTTTTTTATAAAGGAAGCTTACTTGAAAATGAGCTAGAAGATGCAAAAATAAATAACTATAAAGTAGTTTCAAGAAGTGATAGAAACTATTTGTACATAAAAGGATAA